From Larus michahellis chromosome 8, bLarMic1.1, whole genome shotgun sequence, one genomic window encodes:
- the METTL18 gene encoding histidine protein methyltransferase 1 homolog, producing the protein MDFRFNFFIDENENNKADTHDGMDSRLRSPKCSQESTEKSEQTAGPVAGSSPRPGTDKHGDETPSKKKLCFKAAKEHDIPEDLYKVLENKVMERASDLYYVNMSVVEMTCLDDADREGIVSQSVTSHSDLIPGVYEGGLKIWECTFDLIDFFSEAEIRFTNKSVLDLGCGAGLLGIVALKGKAGKVHFQDYNSTVIDEITLPNAVANCVDEGSWMGGGGDGKTHKPPSKRPKKAECSPDALTTCRFFSGEWSEVSQLLLSSNKPFSKYDIILTSETIYNPDYYGALHDTLAKLLDKHGRVYLASKAHYFGVGGGIHLFEKFVEERKVFKTSIVKIIDKGLQRYIMEMAFKDSS; encoded by the coding sequence atggattttcggtttaatttttttattgatgaAAATGAGAACAATAAAGCAGACACTCACGATGGGATGGACTCACGGCTACGCTCTCCAAAATGCTCACAGGAATCCACAGAAAAGAGCGAACAAACTGCGGGTCCCGTAGCAGGCTCCAGCCCAAGGCCGGGCACCGATAAACATGGAGATGAGACACCATCCAAGAAAAAGCTCTGCTTTAAAGCTGCCAAGGAGCATGATATTCCTGAGGACCTTTACAAAGTATTGGAAAATAAAGTCATGGAAAGAGCATCAGACCTGTATTACGTCAACATGTCCGTAGTGGAAATGACATGTCTGGATGATGCCGACAGGGAAGGCATTGTGTCTCAAAGCGTTACTTCTCACTCCGATCTCATCCCGGGGGTCTACGAGGGAGGGCTGAAAATCTGGGAATGCACCTTTGATCTCATAGACttcttttctgaggctgaaaTACGCTTTACCAACAAGAGCGTATTGGATCTTGGCTGTGGAGCTGGACTGCTGGGAATAGTTGCCTTAAAGGGAAAAGCTGGAAAAGTCCATTTTCAGGACTACAATAGCACAGTGATTGATGAGATCACCTTGCCTAACGCGGTGGCTAACTGTGTAGATGAAGGCAGTTGGATGGGCGGTGGTGGAGATGGAAAAACTCACAAACCTCCTTCGAAGAGGCCCAAAAAAGCAGAGTGCTCACCCGACGCACTCACcacatgcagatttttttctggagagTGGTCTGAAGTCAGCCAGCTCCTGTTAAGCAGCAACAAACCCTTTTCAAAGTATGATATCATTCTCACCTCTGAGACCATCTATAACCCTGACTACTACGGTGCTTTGCACGACACCCTGGCAAAGCTTCTGGATAAACACGGCCGTGTGTATTTGGCAAGCAAAGCACATTATTTTGGGGTTGGTGGCGGTATCCACCTCTTTGAGAAATTTGTCGAAGAGAGAAAGGTGTTTAAGACCAGTATAGTTAAAATAATTGATAAAGGACTGCAGCGATATATTATGGAAATGGCCTTTAAGGATTCCAGTTAA
- the LOC141747815 gene encoding 14 kDa phosphohistidine phosphatase-like: protein MAAVREVEIDPEGTFKYILVRLQRPGGEEQRDIVRGTKAAEFHNHIFEKVNPEMEKLGYECKCLGGGKIDHNSKDKKIRVFGLSTGYGKADHSVTVEILKKVYTDYEITWSDDKK, encoded by the exons ATGGCGGCGGTACGGGAGGTGGAGATCGACCCCGAGGGCACGTTCAAGTACATCCTGGTGCGCCTGCAGCGCCCGGGCGGCGAGGAGCAGCGGGACATCGTCCGCGGCACCAAGGCGGCCGAGTTCCACA ATCACATATTTGAAAAAGTAAATCCTGAGATGGAAAAGCTGGGATATGAATGCAAGTGCCTTGGAGGAGGGAAAATCGACCATAATAGCAAAGACAAGAAAATTAGGGTATTTGGGCTCTCTACA GGCTATGGAAAAGCAGATCATTCAGTAACTGTAGAGATACTGAAAAAAGTGTATACAGATTATGAAATTACATGGTCAGATGACAAGAAATAA